In the Lysinibacillus sp. PLM2 genome, one interval contains:
- the ktrA gene encoding ktr system potassium uptake protein A encodes MAKKSYAVIGLGRFGTSVARRLHEAGQEVLGIDINEEKVEASEMYCTHAVIADSTEEKALNSVGIKNFDYVIVAIGNDIQSSILTVMLLKNLGVNNIIAKALGKRHGQVLESIGVEWIIYPERDMGERVANQLLSPNMLNYIELSKDYNIEEIILPSKMAGKNLRELNIRAKYNVSVIAIMRNGNVIVSPSPEELLQEDDILVTIGNRSDLALFASLK; translated from the coding sequence ATGGCAAAAAAATCGTATGCTGTGATTGGATTAGGACGATTTGGAACGAGTGTTGCTAGAAGATTACATGAAGCAGGGCAAGAAGTGCTTGGAATAGATATTAATGAAGAAAAAGTTGAAGCTTCGGAAATGTATTGTACCCATGCAGTTATTGCAGACTCGACAGAAGAAAAAGCACTCAATTCAGTAGGAATCAAAAACTTCGATTATGTTATCGTAGCAATTGGAAATGATATTCAGTCAAGTATCTTAACGGTAATGTTACTTAAAAATTTAGGGGTAAATAACATTATTGCTAAAGCCTTAGGAAAAAGACATGGGCAGGTTTTAGAATCCATTGGGGTTGAATGGATTATCTATCCTGAACGAGATATGGGGGAACGTGTGGCAAATCAATTGCTATCTCCAAATATGCTTAATTATATAGAGCTATCAAAAGATTATAATATAGAAGAAATCATTCTTCCATCTAAAATGGCAGGAAAAAACCTTCGAGAGCTAAATATTCGAGCAAAATATAATGTTAGTGTGATAGCAATAATGAGAAATGGCAATGTTATTGTTTCTCCGTCACCAGAAGAATTGCTTCAAGAAGATGATATTTTAGTAACAATCGGGAATAGAAGTGATCTAGCATTATTCGCAAGCTTAAAATAA
- the ykuS gene encoding UPF0180 protein YkuS yields MSRVIGVEQSLSNVEAALQAKGYEVIQLRSEEDAKKCDACVITGTDEDVMGISNIVTEGSVIDARGLSADEVIQRVDKMFH; encoded by the coding sequence ATGTCAAGAGTAATCGGTGTAGAACAATCTTTATCCAATGTTGAAGCAGCATTACAGGCAAAGGGCTATGAAGTCATTCAACTTCGCAGTGAGGAAGATGCAAAAAAATGTGATGCATGTGTTATTACAGGAACGGATGAAGACGTAATGGGTATCAGTAACATTGTAACTGAAGGATCAGTGATTGATGCTCGCGGTCTATCTGCTGACGAGGTAATTCAACGTGTAGACAAAATGTTCCATTGA
- the cwlJ gene encoding cell wall hydrolase — translation MPRVKYRDKDVDLIARMMRAEAEGEGNQGMLYVGNVIVNRLVANCLDFRDLRSIEDVIFQVQGGNYSFEAVQKGNLFYNPARANEQRLARQVLEYWRDHPGKYALWYFNPYAPCPPTWYGQPFTGQFKNHCYYEPAAGTCESVYS, via the coding sequence ATGCCAAGAGTTAAGTATCGAGATAAAGACGTTGACCTAATTGCAAGAATGATGCGAGCGGAAGCTGAAGGTGAAGGAAATCAAGGAATGCTTTATGTAGGTAATGTTATTGTTAATCGACTCGTAGCAAATTGTTTAGACTTTAGAGATTTAAGATCGATTGAAGATGTTATTTTTCAAGTACAAGGAGGAAATTATTCATTCGAAGCAGTTCAAAAGGGAAATCTTTTTTATAACCCTGCAAGAGCCAATGAACAACGATTAGCAAGGCAAGTGTTGGAATATTGGAGGGACCACCCTGGGAAATATGCCCTTTGGTATTTCAATCCATATGCTCCATGTCCTCCTACGTGGTACGGGCAACCTTTTACTGGTCAATTTAAAAATCATTGTTACTATGAACCAGCTGCAGGAACATGTGAAAGTGTTTATAGTTAG
- the yoaS gene encoding putative membrane protein YoaS, producing MKRGSTWFLKVAVFVIGTPVLAACIFLLPSIAKDVAEGGSEWAWVIYSLFIIMYVSAIPFFIALFQAFKLLSYIDKNKAFSQLSVTALKKIKYCATIIAGLYVFALPLFYIFADIDDAPGVVIVGMMFVFAPLVIAVFAAVLQKLLKEAIDIKSENDLTV from the coding sequence GTGAAACGAGGCTCAACATGGTTTTTAAAGGTTGCAGTTTTTGTAATTGGTACCCCGGTTCTTGCAGCTTGCATATTTCTTTTACCTTCAATAGCTAAAGATGTTGCAGAAGGTGGATCGGAGTGGGCTTGGGTAATCTATAGCCTGTTTATCATTATGTATGTCTCTGCGATTCCATTTTTTATTGCATTATTCCAAGCATTTAAGCTTTTAAGCTATATAGATAAAAATAAAGCCTTTTCTCAACTTTCTGTAACGGCATTAAAGAAAATTAAATATTGTGCTACTATAATTGCTGGTTTGTATGTATTTGCATTACCGCTTTTCTATATCTTTGCTGACATAGATGATGCTCCAGGAGTCGTAATTGTTGGGATGATGTTTGTTTTTGCTCCATTAGTCATTGCAGTCTTTGCAGCAGTCCTTCAAAAGCTTTTAAAAGAGGCGATTGATATCAAATCAGAAAATGATTTAACGGTCTGA
- the yozG gene encoding putative HTH-type transcriptional regulator YozG has product MAIIVNIDVMLAKRKMSVTELTEKVGITMANLSILKNGKAKAIRFSTLEAICKALDCQPGDILEYRNDDDTLE; this is encoded by the coding sequence ATGGCAATAATCGTAAACATTGATGTTATGTTGGCAAAAAGAAAAATGAGCGTTACCGAGTTAACGGAGAAGGTTGGAATTACAATGGCAAATCTTTCAATATTAAAGAATGGCAAAGCAAAGGCAATTCGATTTTCAACTTTAGAGGCAATTTGTAAAGCATTAGACTGTCAGCCAGGGGATATTTTAGAATACCGAAATGATGATGATACCTTAGAATAA
- the gbuC gene encoding glycine/betaine ABC transporter substrate-binding protein produces MRNLKLKGITLGLSISLLLAACGNDEGAQQNVQEDEKPNVSEALDYTITGVEPGAGLTQLTKDTLEAYDNLEGWELEESSTVGMLAALEDAIKNEEPIIVSGWSPHWKFAAYDLKFLEDPKGTFGGVENIQTIVRKGLEEDMPNAYKILDTFHWELEDIESVVLAAQEISMEEAAKNWVESNPEKVNEWIAGTEKVDGKDIELVLTPWDTERATAQVMYEVLVRQGYNVTLTPVDPVIMFQAIATGEGDASLAPWLPTTHGSFYEEYKEDIVDLGPNLTGGKNGFVVPSYMDIDSIEDLQPKE; encoded by the coding sequence GTGAGAAATTTAAAGTTAAAAGGGATAACACTTGGCCTGTCCATTTCTTTACTACTAGCTGCTTGCGGTAACGACGAAGGTGCTCAGCAAAACGTTCAAGAAGATGAAAAGCCTAACGTAAGTGAAGCTTTAGACTATACAATTACTGGCGTTGAACCAGGTGCAGGATTAACCCAACTTACAAAAGACACATTAGAAGCCTATGATAATTTAGAAGGCTGGGAGCTAGAAGAAAGTTCTACTGTAGGTATGCTTGCTGCCCTAGAGGACGCAATTAAGAACGAGGAACCTATAATTGTATCCGGTTGGAGTCCTCACTGGAAATTCGCCGCATATGATTTGAAGTTCCTTGAAGACCCGAAAGGAACTTTTGGTGGTGTGGAGAACATACAAACCATTGTAAGAAAAGGATTAGAGGAAGACATGCCGAACGCTTACAAAATACTAGATACTTTTCATTGGGAATTAGAAGACATCGAATCTGTAGTATTAGCCGCTCAAGAAATCTCAATGGAAGAGGCAGCAAAGAATTGGGTTGAATCGAATCCGGAAAAAGTAAATGAATGGATTGCAGGTACTGAAAAAGTAGACGGAAAGGATATCGAATTAGTCCTAACCCCATGGGATACAGAACGTGCGACAGCACAAGTAATGTATGAAGTATTAGTACGACAGGGCTATAATGTTACATTAACACCTGTAGATCCAGTGATTATGTTCCAAGCTATTGCAACAGGAGAAGGTGATGCTTCCCTTGCACCATGGTTACCTACAACACACGGATCTTTCTATGAAGAGTATAAGGAAGATATTGTTGATTTAGGACCTAATTTAACTGGCGGGAAAAATGGATTTGTTGTCCCTTCATATATGGACATTGATTCAATTGAGGATCTACAACCTAAAGAATAG
- a CDS encoding hypothetical protein (possible pseudo due to internal stop codon), protein MPELGWTVGSVYQTDQLQGTANSIQVLIIIFTIVILLIIFVILYFFITKTLRPINTLGSLMGQVAEGDLTVKIDVNSNDEIGRLSQHFNDMLENMKKIISVVKDSSNHVEERSHHLSALAEETSASSMEVSRAVNDIAIGATTSSENADAVTDSSTMLGEKINEMTNQTNALHDITMKANELNDAGRDKMTELFGSFGHSQDELKQMAKAVETLKLKVSDIGTVMDTISEISAQTNLLALNASIEAARAGEHGKGFAVVAEEVRKLAEQSASATEKVKLTIQQLQNDSLQVATQMNEMQNTFQNQGVVVKETGSLFENISALIENMEKTFDNLTTEMNGIVKYKDQVVNTIRDMSMTAQSTAAACEEVSASSDEQLTAIQSVAEASEQLNNLSTELTVAVSKFKI, encoded by the coding sequence ATGCCTGAATTAGGTTGGACAGTGGGATCTGTCTATCAAACGGATCAATTACAAGGTACTGCGAACAGTATCCAAGTGTTAATTATTATCTTTACTATAGTAATTTTACTCATTATCTTTGTTATTCTTTATTTCTTTATTACAAAAACATTAAGACCGATTAATACTTTAGGTTCATTAATGGGACAAGTGGCAGAGGGTGATTTAACTGTAAAAATTGACGTTAATTCAAACGACGAAATCGGTCGTTTATCTCAGCATTTTAATGACATGCTTGAAAATATGAAAAAGATTATTAGCGTTGTTAAAGATTCATCCAATCATGTAGAAGAACGTTCTCATCATTTAAGTGCATTAGCTGAGGAAACGAGTGCATCAAGTATGGAAGTATCAAGGGCAGTTAATGATATTGCTATTGGCGCAACAACATCATCCGAAAATGCCGATGCAGTAACTGATTCATCAACAATGCTTGGTGAGAAAATAAATGAAATGACTAACCAAACAAATGCTTTACATGATATTACGATGAAAGCAAATGAATTAAATGACGCCGGTCGAGATAAAATGACAGAGCTTTTCGGTTCATTTGGTCATTCGCAAGATGAATTAAAACAAATGGCAAAAGCTGTTGAAACATTGAAGCTAAAAGTATCTGATATTGGTACAGTCATGGATACAATTTCTGAGATTTCAGCTCAAACGAATTTGCTCGCACTAAACGCAAGTATTGAAGCAGCTCGCGCCGGTGAACACGGTAAAGGCTTTGCTGTTGTGGCAGAAGAGGTGCGAAAATTAGCAGAGCAATCTGCAAGTGCGACAGAAAAAGTAAAATTAACGATTCAACAACTACAAAATGACTCTTTACAGGTCGCAACACAAATGAACGAAATGCAAAATACATTCCAAAATCAAGGTGTTGTTGTTAAAGAAACTGGTTCTCTATTTGAAAACATTTCAGCATTGATTGAAAATATGGAAAAGACATTCGACAATTTAACTACTGAAATGAATGGAATCGTGAAATATAAAGATCAGGTAGTAAATACGATTAGAGACATGTCTATGACGGCTCAATCGACTGCGGCTGCATGTGAAGAAGTAAGCGCGTCAAGTGATGAACAATTAACAGCAATTCAATCTGTTGCAGAAGCCTCTGAACAATTAAATAACCTAAGCACTGAGCTAACTGTTGCTGTAAGTAAATTTAAAATATAA
- a CDS encoding MarR family transcriptional regulator, which produces MEGFFREYIRLYRPLITKLNELMSPYELSYSLWQVIFYIKNYGPSTLVDVSSFYEVEKPTITRRVHRLEELKLVKQIPGKDRREKVIQLTLSGEDIYQTLRAKITELENGIMEGISLDEQTVCFQTLPRIQENLLKKEGKPIE; this is translated from the coding sequence ATGGAAGGGTTTTTTAGAGAATATATAAGACTGTATCGTCCATTAATTACAAAACTAAATGAATTAATGAGTCCATATGAGCTGTCATATTCCTTATGGCAGGTAATTTTTTATATTAAAAATTATGGTCCTTCAACACTTGTAGATGTTTCGAGTTTTTATGAGGTAGAAAAACCAACGATCACGAGAAGGGTCCATCGTTTAGAAGAACTCAAGTTGGTGAAACAGATTCCTGGAAAAGATAGACGGGAGAAAGTGATTCAATTAACACTGTCGGGTGAGGACATTTACCAAACTCTTAGAGCTAAAATTACGGAATTAGAAAATGGAATAATGGAGGGCATTTCATTAGATGAGCAAACAGTATGCTTCCAAACACTTCCGAGAATTCAAGAAAATTTATTGAAAAAAGAAGGGAAACCAATTGAGTAA
- the ybfD gene encoding MFS transporter, which produces MSKSKLWTKDFIIVSSVNFLLTLVFYLLIVIIGVYAVDRFHATTSQAGLVTGIFIIGTLIGRLVIGSSIDKIGRKKTLFIGLILYVITTSMYFIQVDINFLLITRLLHGITLGIASTATGTIVAQIIPTVRKGEGIGYYSMSTTLATAIGPFVGLLMSQHSSAEMIFILCLLFGIFSLATAFFLSVPKLEDMTIKEPVTKGIKLANFIEPKAIPIAIVTLVVAFGYSSVLSYINFYAIEIDQVSAASFFFLVYSIAVLVSRPFTGRLLDLKGANYVMYPAFVLFAVGLFLLSIANNGFILLLAGVLIGLGFGNMQSCTQAIAVKLTPAHRMGLATSTFFIFLDAGLGFGPYILGFFIPFMTYGKLYGILSVVILVSTALYFFMHGKKANHQVVSE; this is translated from the coding sequence TTGAGTAAGTCTAAGCTTTGGACAAAGGATTTCATCATCGTATCCTCTGTCAATTTTTTATTAACATTAGTATTTTATTTATTAATCGTCATTATTGGTGTCTATGCAGTGGATCGTTTCCATGCTACTACGAGTCAAGCAGGTCTTGTCACAGGAATTTTTATTATTGGTACATTAATAGGGCGTTTAGTGATCGGTAGTAGTATTGATAAAATTGGACGGAAAAAAACGCTATTTATCGGGTTAATTCTATATGTAATTACAACGTCAATGTATTTTATCCAAGTAGATATTAACTTTTTGCTTATTACCCGTTTACTTCATGGGATTACACTAGGAATCGCGAGTACTGCAACGGGAACGATTGTGGCACAAATTATACCTACAGTGCGAAAAGGAGAAGGAATCGGTTACTACAGTATGAGTACGACTCTGGCGACAGCCATCGGGCCATTCGTAGGGCTACTGATGAGTCAGCATTCAAGCGCTGAAATGATTTTCATTTTATGTCTCCTGTTCGGTATTTTCAGTTTAGCAACAGCATTTTTCCTATCTGTTCCGAAATTAGAAGACATGACAATAAAAGAACCTGTTACAAAAGGGATCAAACTAGCGAATTTCATTGAACCAAAAGCCATTCCAATCGCAATTGTAACGCTAGTTGTAGCATTTGGTTATTCCAGTGTTTTATCCTATATTAACTTTTATGCGATAGAAATTGATCAAGTGAGTGCGGCAAGCTTCTTCTTCCTTGTCTATTCCATTGCTGTACTGGTTTCACGTCCATTTACTGGTAGATTACTAGATTTAAAAGGTGCTAATTATGTAATGTATCCTGCCTTTGTTCTATTTGCAGTTGGATTGTTCCTATTAAGTATTGCAAACAACGGATTTATCCTTTTACTAGCAGGGGTATTAATTGGGCTTGGATTTGGAAACATGCAATCATGTACTCAGGCGATTGCTGTGAAGTTAACACCTGCGCATCGTATGGGGCTAGCTACATCAACCTTCTTTATTTTCCTTGATGCTGGCCTAGGTTTCGGACCATATATCCTTGGTTTCTTCATTCCATTTATGACTTATGGCAAGTTATACGGCATTTTAAGTGTCGTAATTTTGGTTTCAACAGCCCTATATTTCTTCATGCATGGCAAGAAAGCGAATCACCAAGTGGTAAGTGAGTAG
- the ywoG gene encoding putative MFS-type transporter YwoG: MGEKIWTGPFIIAVLNNFFLFVVYYCLLTSLPVYVLNELNGTEGQAGLVIAIFMLSAILIRPFSGRITEVLGKRKTLIISQLFFCISSVLYIFIDSIELLYGLRFFHGIWFSFVTTALMTIVNDLIPESRKGAGLGYFAMSSNLAVVFGPFIALTTIQWVSFHLLFIGLSVAVIIGYIFAFNLKVTEYQQDTAVERRFLSWGDLFEKKAIPIAIVACLTAFSYTSIMSYISVYAESKALFEYVSLFFVVFAIAMIVARPFTGRLYDTKGPSIVIFPSFVLFAMGLFLLSVLDSVAILFISAVLVGIGYGSIVPCFQALAIQSAEKHRSAHATSTFWTCFDGGIAVGASTLGVVLALWNYSTMYLLCGGVIVASIFLYSILVSGNKKKKREVHV, from the coding sequence ATGGGTGAGAAAATATGGACCGGACCGTTTATCATAGCGGTTCTGAACAACTTTTTTCTATTTGTAGTGTACTATTGTTTATTAACATCATTACCAGTTTACGTTCTGAATGAATTAAATGGAACGGAGGGGCAAGCTGGATTAGTGATCGCTATTTTTATGTTGTCAGCAATTTTGATAAGGCCTTTTTCAGGTAGAATTACTGAAGTGTTAGGAAAAAGAAAGACGTTAATTATTTCACAGCTTTTCTTTTGTATTTCCTCTGTACTATATATTTTCATCGATTCTATTGAACTACTTTATGGATTGAGATTTTTTCATGGAATTTGGTTTAGCTTTGTGACAACAGCGTTAATGACGATAGTGAATGATCTAATTCCAGAGAGTCGAAAAGGTGCAGGGCTTGGGTATTTTGCGATGTCCTCTAATTTAGCTGTTGTCTTTGGACCGTTTATTGCACTAACAACAATCCAGTGGGTCTCTTTTCACCTATTATTTATTGGCCTATCAGTAGCGGTCATAATTGGATATATATTTGCATTTAATCTAAAAGTAACTGAATATCAACAAGATACAGCAGTAGAACGTCGATTTCTTTCATGGGGAGATTTATTTGAAAAAAAGGCGATTCCCATAGCAATTGTGGCTTGTTTAACTGCCTTTTCCTATACAAGCATTATGTCTTACATATCAGTTTATGCAGAGTCAAAAGCTTTATTTGAATATGTCAGTCTATTTTTCGTTGTATTTGCGATCGCCATGATAGTTGCCCGACCTTTTACTGGGCGATTATATGACACAAAAGGGCCAAGTATAGTTATCTTTCCATCTTTCGTATTATTTGCGATGGGGCTATTCTTATTAAGTGTGCTGGATTCGGTTGCAATTTTATTTATCTCCGCAGTATTAGTAGGGATTGGATATGGTTCTATTGTTCCTTGTTTCCAAGCGCTTGCTATTCAATCAGCTGAAAAACATCGAAGTGCCCATGCAACATCAACGTTTTGGACGTGCTTTGATGGGGGGATTGCAGTGGGTGCTTCAACTCTAGGTGTCGTTTTAGCACTATGGAATTATTCAACCATGTATCTTCTTTGTGGTGGGGTAATTGTAGCATCAATATTTTTATATTCAATTTTAGTTAGTGGGAACAAAAAGAAAAAAAGAGAGGTACATGTTTAA
- the yjqC gene encoding hypothetical protein, which yields MFYHIKELQYNAKPEKPDPVYAKKLQEVLGGQFGEISVMMQYLFQGWNCRGEEKYRDMLLDIGTEEMAHVEMLATMIAQLLDKAPVQDQEEAAKDPVIGAVLGGMNPQHVIVSGLGATPTDSVGYPWNSRYIISSGNLLADFRANLNAESQGRLQVVRLYESTTDPGVRDMLSFLIARDTMHQNQWMAAIEELEQKQKPIVPSTFPQELEKQQVSYSFMNFSKGEESAQGRWASGSTFDGQGNFEYIANPEAMGQVPKLDQAPAYIHNTPIPGVDAPGMDLANYQQPIFKDYNDGHDPHHLNSH from the coding sequence ATGTTTTATCACATCAAAGAGTTACAATATAATGCCAAACCAGAAAAGCCAGATCCAGTATATGCTAAAAAATTACAAGAAGTATTAGGAGGACAATTTGGCGAAATTAGTGTCATGATGCAATACTTATTCCAAGGCTGGAATTGCCGTGGCGAAGAAAAGTATCGCGATATGTTGCTCGATATTGGGACAGAAGAAATGGCACATGTAGAAATGCTTGCGACAATGATTGCCCAATTATTAGATAAAGCTCCCGTTCAGGATCAAGAGGAAGCTGCAAAGGATCCTGTTATTGGCGCAGTCTTAGGTGGAATGAATCCACAGCATGTAATCGTCTCTGGATTAGGAGCAACGCCTACGGATAGTGTGGGGTACCCTTGGAATTCTCGCTATATCATTTCAAGTGGCAACCTTCTTGCTGACTTCCGCGCAAACTTAAACGCTGAATCACAAGGAAGATTACAGGTTGTCCGTTTATATGAATCAACAACAGATCCTGGCGTTCGAGATATGCTATCCTTCTTAATTGCTCGCGATACAATGCATCAAAATCAATGGATGGCTGCTATTGAAGAATTAGAACAAAAGCAAAAACCAATTGTGCCAAGTACTTTCCCACAAGAGCTAGAAAAGCAACAAGTGTCCTACTCCTTTATGAATTTCTCAAAAGGTGAAGAAAGTGCTCAAGGTCGCTGGGCTAGTGGTTCAACATTTGACGGGCAAGGTAACTTTGAATATATCGCAAATCCGGAAGCAATGGGACAAGTTCCAAAACTTGATCAAGCTCCTGCTTATATTCACAATACGCCAATCCCTGGAGTAGATGCACCGGGAATGGACTTAGCAAATTATCAACAACCCATTTTTAAAGATTATAACGATGGTCATGATCCACATCATTTGAATTCACACTAA
- a CDS encoding GntR family transcriptional regulator produces the protein MTEQIVSGQWPNGTKLPAQRQLALSFGVNRSTVQEAIDELKADGILSSRVGSSTYVSNDSWNILLKQKQPNWQSYIESSIHKPNYQTIQLINDFEQDDNVIRLSTGELSPSLLPTEEIQSSLQQLQFDGKAMGYSSPQGSLKLRLALCDYLLKRGIKTTPDNICIVSGGLQALQLIALGLLESGSIVFQDEFSYLNSVHPFQSFGMQMQSVHKDERIEKVLLNLRGKRQGIYYAIPTLHNPTGRIWTGNEKESFYSMCQSIQLPIIEDDVYFELSFDSPTPALKSFDTTGQVIYIGSVSKTFSPGLRIGWVVAPTPVIKRMADIKMQLDYGSSAVSQEIVSYWLTSGLYEKHIEQLKVELKRRAHLMENLLERYFANVASWESSKGGFYIWLKFNDPIVTTAFFMKCLKHKVLINPGYIYEPKDAYHIRLSYAYASDEQLKLGIQMMYKEVIQAIKRIQKSDA, from the coding sequence ATGACAGAACAAATCGTCTCTGGTCAGTGGCCCAATGGTACAAAGTTACCTGCACAGCGACAACTTGCCCTTTCATTCGGTGTAAATCGAAGTACAGTACAAGAAGCGATTGATGAACTAAAAGCAGACGGAATTTTGTCATCAAGGGTTGGATCAAGTACATATGTATCAAATGATTCCTGGAATATTTTATTAAAGCAAAAACAGCCTAATTGGCAAAGCTATATTGAATCAAGCATTCATAAGCCTAATTATCAAACCATTCAGCTTATAAATGATTTCGAACAAGATGACAATGTCATTAGACTGAGTACTGGGGAGCTTTCCCCCTCTTTATTGCCTACTGAAGAAATCCAATCATCTTTACAGCAACTTCAATTTGATGGAAAAGCAATGGGCTATTCTTCTCCACAAGGAAGTCTTAAGCTACGATTGGCCCTTTGTGATTATTTATTGAAACGAGGCATTAAAACAACACCTGATAATATTTGCATCGTTTCTGGAGGGTTGCAGGCATTACAATTAATCGCCCTCGGTTTACTCGAATCTGGTTCCATCGTATTTCAGGATGAATTTTCTTATTTAAATTCAGTTCACCCTTTCCAATCTTTTGGGATGCAGATGCAAAGTGTTCATAAAGATGAGCGAATCGAAAAAGTACTGCTAAATCTTCGGGGAAAACGTCAAGGTATCTATTACGCAATTCCAACTTTGCACAATCCAACCGGTAGAATTTGGACCGGAAATGAGAAAGAATCCTTTTACTCTATGTGCCAGTCCATACAGCTACCGATTATTGAGGACGATGTTTATTTTGAATTATCCTTTGATTCGCCAACACCTGCATTAAAATCTTTTGATACAACTGGGCAAGTTATCTATATTGGGAGCGTTTCAAAAACTTTCAGTCCTGGGCTTCGTATTGGCTGGGTAGTCGCACCAACACCTGTTATCAAACGCATGGCTGATATTAAAATGCAGCTCGATTATGGCTCTAGTGCTGTTTCACAAGAGATTGTAAGCTATTGGTTAACCTCCGGGTTATACGAAAAACATATTGAACAGTTAAAAGTGGAATTAAAACGGCGTGCACATTTAATGGAGAATTTACTTGAGCGGTATTTTGCTAATGTTGCCTCTTGGGAATCTTCCAAAGGCGGCTTTTATATTTGGCTAAAATTTAATGATCCAATTGTGACAACAGCATTTTTTATGAAATGCTTGAAACACAAAGTTTTAATCAACCCGGGCTATATATACGAGCCAAAGGATGCTTATCATATTCGTCTTTCCTATGCATATGCTTCAGACGAACAGTTAAAGCTAGGTATTCAAATGATGTATAAAGAGGTAATTCAAGCAATAAAAAGGATTCAGAAAAGTGATGCATAA